A window of Ranitomeya variabilis isolate aRanVar5 chromosome 2, aRanVar5.hap1, whole genome shotgun sequence contains these coding sequences:
- the LOC143805821 gene encoding uncharacterized protein LOC143805821 codes for MLLVEVCESCVRATLRATCGRAPCCPAPHRAPGCAADCAFYGSSGRRLLHEAHVTALSRITIFKMARPLHDGSTSEPVGKIQSEASRTFPPDVSACEASSSTICEQNLPVSHPTAPAASCTLASACQRRPSPSENHCQDRLEMVNSCDLEPSSTTCERRHCPCPESFSTGETTSYGLRHTAHEHSRLGMDTDVSNQNDAQGDRPLAGDIPVEREIALRLRRIGDQMNERYLQRRQNGQRHWWDPLRWHLTQIISEIVAALYNPLVDILPQN; via the exons ATGCTGTTAGTGGAAGTGTGTGAGTCGTGTGTGCGCGCAACCCTCCGTGCGACCTGCGGGAGAGCGCCGTGCTGCCCCGCGCCTCACCGTGCTCCCGGCTGTGCTGCGGACTGTGCTTTCTATGGGAGCAGCGGACGGAGACTACTGCACGAAGCCCATGTCACAGCTCTGAGCCGG ATTACAATTTTCAAAATGGCGAGACCACTTCATGATGGGAGTACCTCCGAACCCGTGGGAAAAATCCAATCCGAAGCCAGCCGTACTTTCCCCCCTGACGTCAGTGCCTGCGAAGCTTCTTCTTCTACCATCTGTGAACAGAACTTGCCAGTGAGCCATCCCACTGCCCCCGCCGCCTCCTGCACCTTAGCGTCCGCGTGCCAGCGACGCCCTTCTCCCAGTGAAAACCACTGCCAGGACAGACTTGAAATGGTTAACAGTTGTGACCTCGAACCTTCCTCGACCACTTGTGAACGGAGGCATTGCCCTTGCCCAGAATCCTTCAGCACTGGCGAGACCACTTCTTACG GTCTCAGGCATACGGCCCATGAACACTCCCGGCTGGGGATGGACACAGATGTTTCTAATCAGAATGACGCCCAAGGAGATCGCCCCTTGGCAGGAGACATACCCGTAGAACGGGAGATTGCTCTACGCCTGCGCAGGATTGGGGACCAAATGAATGAGCGGTATCTGCAAAGG agGCAGAATGGACAGCGGCATTGGTGGGATCCTCTGCGCTGGCATCTCACTCAGATCATCTCCGAGATTGTGGCTGCCTTGTACAATCCACTTGTAGACATTTTACCGCAGAACTAA